The Quercus lobata isolate SW786 chromosome 9, ValleyOak3.0 Primary Assembly, whole genome shotgun sequence region ACAATTTATTTCCtaaatattgtttgtatttacTTAGTTACTTTTAGCATGCACTGTACAGTGGGTCTGTGTGCCACATTTGGGATCCTTGTTTCCTGTGAGATTCTTTTGTTTTATGCATATTAAGCCTATTGCATTTGtttcaccatttttttattataaaaaaaagggaataagTACATGACCAACTCTATATCATGGCCAGTGATATATTTGCAATAATTTATTTGGattaaaattgtatttaatcCATCCAATTGTTTCATTGAAATGTATACTATACTATACAAGCCTAGCATTTATTTCTCATGAAACGTAAAAGGTTTATGCATAAATGATAtggaatttatttaattttgtaaattttttaattccattattatttcttagtgaaatatgatataaaagataaatattatatttaacgcgacaaaacaataattatttcttagtgAAATAATGAGATGCCTATATGAATTGTTCTCATGAGTTTAAATTGTGATAGCATGTTTGGTTTAATAGTTAATTGATAATATTGGTGAAGTATtttcaatacatatattttgtaaatacgTTTAGAATTGAAATATGGAACAATGGGAGTATGGTTGAGTTACGTTATCTCCCATACATAATTTTGCATGAATAGATTAAAATTAAACTTAGTAATAAACACTAGTGGCGTGAGAGATGATTAAGAAGCTTAGTGAATTTTTTATCTTGCGACGTGTGTTGATTATCTAAGTTTATTTTAGATCGAACGTCAAATTTTTTGAAGTGTGTGTAATATCccatttgtgaaattttgtagtGAAATGGGTTCCAAAGGTATAGTTGTTGATCTCAATAAATGAGAGAAACTGGATGGtgaaaattacaatatttgGCATCACAAAATCCAGTATGTGCTGAATGAGTAAGAAGTCCTAGAGATTTTGACTCATTCGTTGAGTAAACCCGATGAGAGAAGCATTGAGCAACACGAACGTGATCTTGCTGCCTATGAAAGTTGATGCAAGAAAGATTTGTGTGCGCACTTTACAATGTTAAGCAGCATGCACAATGACTTGATTGgtgaatttaaacaatatacAACTGCACAAGACATGTGGAAAACATTAAAGCTAAGATATGAAGGGACATCAGCCATTAGATTGTGTGGCTTAACAATGAAATTTGATTCATAAAAGATGCGCTCTAAACATACGATGAAGCAGCATCTTAAAGCGATGTCCTCCATGATTCGAGAGCTTAAATCAGCTGGAAACAATCTTACTAACGAACAACAAGTCCAGGTAGTGATTCGTTCACTACCATGTTCATGGGAGACAATGTGTCAAAACTTGATACATAATGAGAACATCAAAACATTTGATGATGTGGCTCGCCACTTGGAACTTGAAGCTGAGTGCCTTAAAGTAGCCAAGCCAATTAGTTTTGTGCACATGGCTGAGACTAGCTCACGTAAGGCATCTAGGCCTAAACGCGAGCAACCTGATTATGCTCCTGGACAAGAGAGACCTAATAGGCCACCACCTAAGAAGGCTAAATTTGTCGAGTGCAATACTAGGGGAAAGCACGCAAAGAAGGACAAGTCTAAGTTCACTTGTTATAATTGCGGAAAGAAAGGACATTTTGCTCATGATTGTACTGAGCCAAAAAAGGTAACACCTAATCCTATATCTCACCATGTTTTTGTAACTAGTCATGTCATTGTTGTTAATTCTGCTCCTATGTGGACTGTAGACTCAGCAACAACAGAACATGTAGCAAGAGATAGAGTGGGATTTGTGGAATACCACCGGATTCCTGTTGGGAGTAGAGACATCAAGGTGGGAAATGGAGCTAGCATGGAGGTACTTGGAATTGGTACCTACAAGCTAGAGTTGCACGGTGGTCGCACTCTGTTACTCCATGACGTATAGTATGCTCCAGAGATCCAAAGGAACTAACTTTCCGTAGTTACTTTGTTAAGACTTGGTTTCCAgtttatttttgagaataattatgttttattgcatttgggaacaatttattatggttgtggttttatttcaaatggttttttaattttggatattgaatattataataatgatagtttagttttttttgacTTCATCTGATAATGCTTCTAACAATTCAATTATATGGCATGCTAGGCTTGGCCATATAGGGCAAGAGATGATGACTAGGTTAGCTAGAGAAGGCCTTATGGGTGATCTCGCTAAGGTCACTTTGTCCACGTGTGAACATTGTCTAGTGGGAAAGTGATAAAGAAAACCGTTTGGAAAAGCCACAAGGGCATCTTTTCCGCTCGCACCCAAAACCTTCAAAGATCCATCCAATTAGGATTGTTTAAGCAATGAAGAAGATAAAGCCTTCAACACATAAGAGGAAGAGATAGGAGGAGAACTGAGTACCCTTGTCTTAATGAAAATAGCCCCTTTTAGAGATCCGTTAATTAGgatagaaaaagaaacacatTGCATTTACTACTTTTATTCATCTATTAGCAAATCCCAATTTGGCCATAACACTCCTTAAAAAATTCCATTGCACATGGTCATAGGTGTTTGCCATATCCAACTTCAATGCTATATCCCCTTCCTTCCTTGCCACATCTCTTATTTGTCATTGTGTGCAGCAACTCAAAGGCAATAAGAGCATTGTTAGCGATTAatccccacaccccccccccccaaaaaaaaaggccacTTTGAGTAGGTGAGATAATACTTAGCAACACGTGTTTTAATCTGTTAGCTAGCATTTTAGAGATAATTTTGAACAATATATTGCgcaaactttttttgtttttgaggaaATATATTGCACAAACtaattggatgaaaatcaataattttgGTTGGCTGAGATTCACCTTAGGTATAAGGACTATGTCTATGTGAGTAAAATTGGCCTTTCTTAATCTTAACAAGTGACTAGAATTTAAGAAAGATAAAAAGTGCTACACTAGGTCTAGGTCCTTGTTAGAAAACAAAGGGCAGAGTTACAATATCTTGCATTTGAGTAGTTATTGTGTAGTCTGGAGGAGCATggcttcctcctcctcctcctcctttctCTCACATGAGCAGTGGGACCCACTTGTTAAATTTTGATACCATTAACGTGAgattatataatgtattataaactcgatttaaaacactaatattattatttttgtgtttattttataaacatTAATGTTTactccaggaaaaaaaaaaaaaacacttcccCCCACACGCGGACTAACCAACAAAAATATCCCatacttaccaaaaaaattttccctacATTCTCAAATGTTGAGGCAAAACTCTTGgcctttttgtttttaggtGGATACAAAGTTGAGCAAAGAATTTATAAAATTCTCTCATcacttttttctctcaattCTCTCACTCACTTCTCTTGTCTTTACGAGTCCCAAAGATCAATCTCTTCacacaaacaaatacaaatacaagtAAGTTGTTGCTGAGTTGATGAGAATATAGATCCTCATATAATCACTGATCAGTGATTATTGATTCCTGTGTTTGTGAGTGACATCACAATCACATGGACCTGTCCTGGTGGTTCCGACGCACAACCAAAAGTAGCACCCAACACAACCCCAATCCCAATCCCAATCCCAATCCCCCAAAACCCCAAGATGAAGAACAACTTGGAATCACGGAGCAACTCATTGATTTCGTCAAATCTTTCACTTTCGACACCTTCAAGAATTTCCCTCTCCAAGGTAACTACACATGATATatgaaatgaaaggaaaacccacaaatatatataaataaaatgactCTCATTCAtgtgattgtggttgtggttgcAGATGACGATGACGATGGTGGTAGTGAAACCGTGATGACAACAAGTAGTAGGGGCAATGTCCGTAATGATCTTTCAGAGTGGCAACAACGTCATGCTACTCTTGTGCTCTCCAAAATTAAGGTTCTTTTTCTAAtcaccattttcttttatttgtttatatttactTTTACTTTGGGTATCACTATCAtcaactaaactaaactaacaACTATGGTAGTTGTGTTGTGTGCCAAGGAATTCTGTATAATTTGCATTTTCAGCTATGCTTAATTATTTTTGGAATGTTCTATCTAGTCTAGTATTGTGCTGTTACATATTATCTTCATACTCCAATTGATGATTTGCATCTGAATTTCAGTGCTTTtttaggctgcgtttgttttcccccatttttgggtgtttgtgcCAACTGGTTGACAAGGAAAAATCCCTTCACAGGGTCTTTTTCTCTGGGTAGAAGAATATTgtttcattgcactttttggatTTGGGAAACTTCATATTTTCTCAATGAACTATAGAATCCATGTCCAATACATTGCCTTGAACACCCAAGTCAAATCTTTCTTGATTGTCATTACCTAACACTTAGTAGCTTTTACTGTTTAAGCTACCTAAACAGTAACACTGATACCTGAAGTGGTTCTTTttaaacactttcttttttttcaggAAATTTCCAAACTTCGATATATGCTTTGCCCTCGTCACTTGAAGGAAAGACAGTTTTGGAGAATATATTTTAAGCTTGTCAAAAGCCACATAGCTGAGTAAGTTTTCaagttttaataattaaaatctaGTTGTGCTCATTACATTATCTAATAAATTGGACCCCATTCTTCAATAAGTTTCTTTGACTCCAGAGCTTGACCAGATGAGAAGAGGGTGCATTTGTGCTTACgttttcttataattattgaatttgttTCTTTATAACCTGAGTTACATGCCTGAAATGTTGCATTGTTCTTCTCaaaaccaccccccccccccaaccaaaaaaagaacTTTGCTAATCAATTGTAAAATTTGACATTGTTTTGGAATCATGTATATACtctatttcaaatatttttattatcaacATGCCTATCAAGTGTTTTATGTCTACCTTGAAAGTGCATTTTAAGGATATAACAAATATTGTCATACATCATGTGAGAGTCAAAAAACTAAGTTAAACTCTTATGGttcgtttggattgagagggagggagggggagtagagtagataagAATTAGCCCAAAATTAGTCTATTttcagccaactctactctattctactctactcccctccctCCCTCCTCAATCCAAATAGTCCCCTAATGCCACAATTAATTTAATAGGAGGGGTTACTAATGATCCACAATGGGAGatttgaacaagaacaagatTCTACgtaaaattacaaagaaaagaCTGTATTATTCATGCAAGAGACAACATAATACACTTTGTTACAATTTGCTCAAGAACAAGCTCCTGAATCTCTTATAAGACTGTATTTTCTCTctacaattctctctctctaattttctgTGTCCCCCCTCTCTTTGCCCTCTTATATCTGCCCTGCCTTCTTCTCTGGAATGTGCTGTCCCTGTACAGTTGGGAGCTCCTTGTCCCATCAGGCTCTTGCTTCCCAATTTTCATGATGAAGGGAGACTTTTGGGGCCTTCAAAATTGTTTAGGCCAGTCATTCATCAATAAATGTGACTGTGCCAAGCATCCCAATTTTCATGATGAAGGGAGACTTTTGGGGCCTTCAACACTGTTTAGGCCAGTCATTCATCAATAAAAATGACTGTGCCAAGCAGGTAAATCTCATTAATGCAGAGGTGATTGTTATTTTATCAAGAAGCTTCAGATTGAATCCTCAGACAATTCTGCATCTCTCCAAGTTCTTCCTCGGCAGCTTGACAAGCACATCATCCTTAGCTTACCGATCTCCGATCTACTGGGTGAGAAGAGTGCCGGACCTAATCCCATGGTCTGAGGTTAGATTCCCATAGAAAGGCCTACCTTCGGAATGGGCCGGTCAGTATTGGGCCTATTCTTACTTGGGGCGCGCAACATTACTTGGGTTTAAAACCACTTCCCTACACACACCAAATAGGcaccattatttttttaaaagtaaattcaaatataaaaaaataggcATCAATCATAGGTTTACAAATCCTTGAGAGTTCATAAATAATGGGTATCTCATTCAAAAGTGAGGTAAATGGTGTTGAGAAACTATGCACTGTGTTTGGAAGTCTAGAGGGAGAAGAGAGTAGAGGGTAAGGGAGGAAGAAGAGGAGAGGAGAGGGGACTAGTTACTCCTTCCCTTTGTTTGAATGTACTAAAAATTAAGTAGGGAAAGGAGAGGGGAGGGGATTgatcatataaattgaaaactaTGACTCTCATTTgctaatcaatatatatatatatatatatatatataaaataaaatagagaccTCATATGGGAAAGCATGAGATTCTACCAAGTGAGGCATTCTAtgcaaagagaattgaaatattcttaAGTGCCACATTAAAGAtaagaagaaattaaatattaatattttgtttcatttgatttcatgtttcaagacttttctaattaaaaaataaatattcattgtatcctttggttcaatgttttgTTTTAAGACTTTTCATccctcacacatacacacaaaactcTTTACATTTTAATTCACATTTTTCAGTTCTTGTACTTCTATCCCACTATATATAGTTACCCATAGCCCTTTATGTCATCCCATGTCAAATATACACAGACCAAAAACGATGTTATTTACCTTCAGTCTTTTGACAACACCTACCGAACTCTGACATTGTTGTTTCATCTGATTTTAACCTATATGAGTTGGCTACAACTAAGAAAGGGGGCTTacattttatattgagtgacaGCGGCAATTACGATTTTGATGTTAAGGTTGGACTTTGtagatttgtgggttttgtaaatAATGTGATTGAGTTTGagatgtttattttgttttagaactaaggagaaagagaaagacacaTTCTATATCAACTTTTGTTCTATAATATTCCTCcaaagttgtttttttattttctcattactttaattgaataattataataaatatgtgtgtgcaatttataGTTGTTACATTTTATGAAGAACTCATTACTAATAAAGTTCTATTacaattat contains the following coding sequences:
- the LOC115961038 gene encoding uncharacterized protein LOC115961038, with translation MDLSWWFRRTTKSSTQHNPNPNPNPNPPKPQDEEQLGITEQLIDFVKSFTFDTFKNFPLQDDDDDGGSETVMTTSSRGNVRNDLSEWQQRHATLVLSKIKEISKLRYMLCPRHLKERQFWRIYFKLVKSHIAEYELCAIQLEKLKTMATENEKSSDISPYEVEMAETKHTEHISPPSP